In Paraburkholderia sp. PGU19, the sequence GATGCCGGCCGCGCGAGCTTTTCTGACCGCCGGCTCGATCGCCTTCGGGTCCGCGGCATTGAGCAGAATCAGGTCGACGTGCGCGGAGATGAAGTTGTCGATCTGCGTAAACTGCTTGTTCATGTCATAGTCAGCCGACACGGTCGTGACCTTGACGTTGGGGTTGAGCTGCTTTGCCTTGGCTTCCGCCCCCTTGGCGATGGTGACGAAGTAGGGGTTGCCTAGCGATCCGACGGTGATGCCGACTGAGGTGAGCGGCTTGTCGGCTGCGTGCGCCGAGTGCGTTGTCACGCCGAAACCGAGGGCGAGAGCGAGGCTGGCGAAGGCGATTTTCTGCTTGAACATGGTTGTGTCTCCAGGGTGGTTCGTGGTGTGTACCGGGCGCAAGTGGACCTGCAGGCGCCTGCATGCGGTCAGGGCAGTGGTAAGTGTTTCAGGTCAGGGCAAGGACGGGGGCTTCAGGTTCGGGCCGAACCGCGCTGGCGGTAGCGATCAAGCGCCACGGCGCCGATGATGACGAGTCCCTTGATGATGTATTGCCAGATGTCGGACACGCCGAGCAGCACCAGTCCGTTCGTGAGCACGGCGATGATCAGTGCACCGATCAGGGTGCCGGCTATCGACCCGACGCCACCGACGAAGCTGGTGCCACCGAGAATGACCGCGGCGATGGCGTCCAGCTCATAGGATTGCCCGAGTTGCAGGCCGTTGGCCGCATACAGGCGGGCAGCTGACATCACCGCGCCCAGCCCGGCCAGTACGCCCGAGGCCGCATAGACGAAGATCTGGATGCCCCATACCTTGATGCCCGAGAGGCGCGCGGCTTCGGGGTTGCCGCCGACCGAATAGATCCGCAGTCCTAGCACGGTGCGACGCAGGATGAACCACGAGATCACGACCACGACGGCCGCGATCACCACGAGCCAGGGAATGCTCAGGATAGAGTCGTTACCGATGAAGGCGAACGACAGTTGCGGATTGAAGATGGTGGTGTCATGGCCGATCAGGCGCGCGATGCCGCGTACCGCAGTAAGCGCGCCGAGCGTGACGATGAACGGCGGCAACCGCAGAAGGGCGATCAGACCGCCGTTGATGAGGCCGAAGCCCAGCCCGACGAGCAGTGCCACGGGGACTCCGAGCCAGCCCCAGCCGGGGATGTTCGATGCCAGCAAGGCGGTCACGGCCGCGGCGGCCAGCACTGAGCCGACCGACAGATCGATGCCGCCGGTGAGAATGACAAAGGTCATGCCCGCGGCCAGCACGATGTTGATCGACGCCTGCTGCGTGACGATCGACAGGTTCTGCAGGGTGAAGAATCCGTCAGTTACGACGCCGAAGCCGATGCACAGCAGCACCAGAACCGGGAGCATGCCTGCCGTGCGCATCAGCGTCTGCATGCGCTCCTTGTGTTCAATCCGTGATTGCCGTTGGGACTGGCTTTGTGTCGTCGGGGACGGGACGGTCTGGACGTCCGGATACTTCGTGGTTTTATGCATGTCGTACTCCTAAATATTGTCTAGCAAATTTTCTTCGCATCAGGCTGCTTGGTCCAGCGCAGGCCGGGAGCCGGTGGCCAATTCGATAATCGCTTCCTGGTTGATCGGCTTGCTGGTGTGCCCGCCGAGTTCGCCGGCGATCTCGCCCTCGCGCATGACCAGCACGCGGTCGGCCACCCCAATGATCTCCGGCAGCTCGCTTGAGATGACGATGATGGCCACGCCGGACTTCGCCAGTTCGTTGATGATGCGATAGATCTCCGATTTCGCGCCGATGTCCACGCCGCGGGTCGGTTCATCCAGGATGAGCACGCGGGGCTGGGTCTGGAGCAGGCGCGAGAGCAGCACTTTCTGCTGGTTGCCGCCGGACAGCGCGCCGGCGTTGACCTTCGCATGCGGCACGCGGATGGAGAGCGAGGCAATCGCATCGCGGGCGCGGGTCGCGCCCCGGACCCGGTCGAGCACGCCCAGGCGGGCGTCGCGGCCGCATACCGAGACATTGACGTTGTCGCGCACGCTCATGTCGAGAAAGAGCCCCTGGCGCTTACGGTCTTCCGTCAGGTAGACGAGGCCGGCGTCAATTGCGTCGCGCGGGGTGTGCAGTGCGAGCGTGCGGCCGTCGATCGTGACCTCGCCGCGCACGCGCGGTTCGGCGCCGAAGATGAGCCTGGCCAGTTCGGTACGTCCCGCACCAACGAGGCCGGCGATGCCGAGCACCTCGCCGGCGTGAACATCCAGGCTGCAGCCGCGAACCCGTCCTGCGTCGGCAACGTCCCGCACCTGCAGCACGACCTTGCCCGGATCGTAGGGCGCGTGCTCCTTCTTGTAGAAGCCGGAAATGTCCCGCCCGACCATCATGCCCACCAGGCTTTCCGCGGAGAGGTCGGCGCGCTCGAGGGTGCCGACATAGGTGCCGTCGCGCAGCACGGAGACGCGATCGGAGAGTTCATAGATTTCGGCCATGCGATGGCTGATATAGATGATCGCGAGGCCCTCAGCACGTAACTGTCGGATCAGCTGGAAGAGGCGGTCGGTTTCACGCGAAGACAGGGGGGTGGTGGGCTCGTCCATGACGAGAATGCGACAGCGGGTATGGACAGCGCGCGCGATCTCCACGAGTTGCTGCTCGGCGATCGACAGGTCGCCCACCAGCGTGTGCGGGCGGAAGCTGGCGCCCAGACGCTTGAGCACGTCCTCGCAACCGCGCTCCATTGCCGCGCGATCGATCATGCCCCACGGTCGGCCGCCCTTGCGGAGTTCACGGCCGGCATGGATGTTCTCGGCGACGCTCAGATTGGGCGCGAGGCTCAGTTCCTGGTAGATCACGGCTACGCCCAGCGCGCGGGCCGCGAGCGGACCGTCGATGACAGCGACCTTGCCGTCGATGAGGATTTCGCCGCCAGGGTCGGCCTGATAGGCACCGGAGAGAATCTTCATCAGGGTGGACTTGCCTGCGCCGTTCTCGCCCATAAGCGAATGTATTTCGCCTGGGTGAACGCTTAGGCGCACGTTGTCGAGCGCTCGCACCCCGGGAAAGGTCTTGCTGATGCCGCGCATCTCCAGCAGCGCGGCCGTGGGCTTAGAACTGGACATGGATCACCTCCTGCGATTGAACGCCGGCGCCTTTGAGAATGCCCGCGCGCGGAGAAAAGTTGAAGAACATCGGCAGCGTGGCGGCGCCGATAGCGCCCGCATCCGACCCGAAGGTGCCGCGCATGAGTGCCGGAGTGCCACGGGCTTCCGGTGCGGTAATCGCCAGCGCCGTGCGCAGGCGTTTCATCAGCATATCGATCAGGCCAGCGTCGACATCGGCGTCGAGGACGACTACCGGAACGTCTAGCACGCACAGCGTCGCGCGCAGGGCCGGGGCGAGTGCATCGATGCAATCGTCGATCCATTCATCGACGGCCGGCAGGCCGCGCGCAATGCAGTTTTCAAGTCCCGCGCGATTCTCGATCGACTCGCCGCTGTAACGCAGATGCCGCGTAAGCGCATTGAGGGAGGCGCGAGAGAGCAGGATGTCCCATGGCCCGGTCGGCTGAGGTGCTGACGGCAGGCGGCTCGGCGGTACGGGCATAACGCCGATATCACCCGCATTGCCGCTCACACCGCGCAGACAATCGCCGTCGACGGCGATGCCGCCGCCAATCGCCGGCCCGAGAAACAGATAGACAAAATCGTCGCATTGACGCCCACAGCCGTAGAACAGCTCCGCGATGGCCGCAGCGTTGCCGTCGTTCTCGCTGAATACCGGCAAGGACACGGCGCGACCGAGTTTGGCGCCGAAATCCGTCTCGTCCCATGCGCGGAACGTATCGGCGGACAGGCCGAGTTCGCGCAACCAGCTCCCCAGGTTGTACGGCTGGGCGATGCCGACGCCGCTCAACCGCTCGCGCTCTTCCCGGGTGAGCAGTGGCAATAACTCATGGATGTCGCCCTGCACAATTTCGAGTACCCGAGCCGGATGGGGCAGCACCATATCGTGCGTGCAGCGCCCCAGCACCTGGCCGGCGAAGTTCACCAGTATCGTCTCCATGCTGGTACGGTCTAGCCGCACGCCAATACCGAAGGCGCCGCGCGGGTCAAGACGGATCAGTGAGGCGGGTTGGCCGCGTTGACCTTCGACGCGGCGACCGGTGAATTCGATCAGCCTGGCCTCGCTGAGGGACGTGATGATGCTGCCTACCGCCGTGCTCGTCAGGTTGGCGAGTCGGGCGAGGTCGGCTTTCGACGCTTGTCCCGCACGACGCAGCGCCTGCAACAGCAGGCGCTCGTTGTAGCGGCGCACGTTAGCCGAATTGCTGCCTTGGCCGATATGGGGGCTTCTCACCGTCTCCTCCGGAGCGACACCTGCTTGGGCGTCAATTAAATAAATCAAGTTGATTTATTTAAGCTCAAGTACCGAAAAATGTCTGCCTAGGGAAATCCCGGGGTGGTGACACGGTTTACTGGCGCAGCGACTCGGGCTGACCGAAATCTGGGTTTCAGACCGCATATCGTCGCTCCCGGAGAGCGCGGCATGTTTGCGACGAGAGCGCGCAAAAGTTAGGGAGGCAACAAGGATCGCGTGTGCTTCCAGTCGCAGTGCCGGTTTCGGATAGAGTGGCGCACTGCCGCACAAAAGCCGCCGAAGCTTGTCAAACGCTCTCGGGAGGAGGCAGCAACCGAATTCATGGCCCACTGGCGTGCCGACGCGGCAAGCGAGAAGCCGCTGTACCCGAAGCGTCTCCACAATCACATCAAGGACGAAATCCTCAAGGCGCTTGCCAAAGCGCATAGGCCTGAGGATGCGTTCCAGGTGGCCGTCGCCGACGCCTGATCGATCGCGTCAGGCGCTGCAAATGCCCGGCGCATGGAGATGCGAGTTGCCGCAGCGCGCCGGGCCACGCTTATGCGGTTGCGCCGCCGGCCATCGTCGGCTCGACGGCAACAATCGCGCCTGTCGTCACGAACACGATCAGGCCGCGTTCGCCGGTCACGTCGAGATAGGCGCGGACCTGCGTGCGATAGTGCTCCACGGTTTCGCATCTGGGCGCGCATCGCTTTTCCAGTCGATCACGACAGCGGGGTGCCCATCGGCACCGAGCGTCATGGCATCGGCGTTGCCGGCCCTTGCCGTTTCCTTGCCGTTGTCCTCCTGAGCGCGATAGACCGAGTACTCTGGAACGAACGCCGCCCGTAAAGGGGGCGATCTCGGGCACGCCAACGTCCGCGCGATGCAATCTGTGAGCTCCTGCGCAGACATCGCAATCGCGGCGCCGCGGTTCGTGGGCGATGGAACGCGGCGGTGAGCTCGTTCGCGCGCATGGTGAGGTCCGCTGCGTATTCGGCGGTTTCGCCGGTCAACACTTCCTCAAAGAGCTTGTGCAGGATGAGTCCGCGCTCGCGACTGCCTTGAACCGTGGCGGGCAGACTGGCGTCAAGCGAAGCTACGATCCTCATCGATTCTTCCCGTTGCTCGGCTTGATGCCGGCGATCATCGTCGACATGCAGATAGAGGCTCGTTGTGGTCAGCGACGCATGGCCAAGGTTGTCGCGCACGAGACGCAGATCGACCTGATTGTCGGCCATATGCGAACCGGGGAGCGTTAATATCCTTGGGGTTGTAGCCAGATGCCAGCCCGAACTGCTCGAGTAACTCGGCAGCTTCGCGCGACAGTGGTTTCCTTGGTGGTTCGTATCTCGCAAGTCGTTCAACAAGGTCACCATTGACCACAGCACATCGGACCTGGGCGAGCAGATGAGCTCCGATCGGTGACCAGCGCATTTGTTGACGCTTGCACATGCGCTGATTGAGTATCTGATTGACTGCGGACTCGGCCGTGGCGGTCGAGATAGGTTTGCCGCGACGGTGTCGTGCGCCGTAGTTCATCGTTGAGCCGCCATTCGCTTCGACGTATTCCACAAGCTCTCGGGTCCGGTAGTCGAGCTGCGACAGACTTTCTACAACGCCCGGCGTTTCAGCCACGATCACCCGACAGAGGAGCAGGATGCCCTGCATCCGGTCTTTCGCCTTCTCTAGCTTCGCGTGCCAGAAGCACCAGCGCAGCTTGTCAACACGGGAGATCAATACACGTTGGGCGGCTTTTTCCGTTTCCGTCCGCGCACGCATGCCCTTGATGATCTGCTCGAGATACCTCACCCTCATTGATATATGGAACCAGTCGAGGACAGGTGTAGAAGAAAACGGTAATCGACAGGCGAATGACTGCAGGCCATTGGCACCGTCGGTGATGACTGACAGTCTCGGTCGATCGCTTCCCGATGTGGTTTTTACAAGGGTGGTGAGCCGCTCCACGATATCCGGTAGCCTGTTTCTCACGAACGCGAATACGCGTGAAGTCTGGTCTTTGGCACTGAGGCGCCCTGTTAGAATCTCAAAGCTCGAACATTCTGATTTGCGTCGCCCGCGAACGAATCCTCCGTCGATGGTCAGCGTCCACTCCGTATCATTTTCCTTCGTGGCGCGACATGCAGCCGGCTGAACAGCCTCGACGCGCGCGCCCACCCGTAGCGCCCTGTTCCGCACTGTCACATGGTTCAATGTCTGCCGAACGGGCAGGAACTCACGCATCATGCCGACTACCTGCGATACGGCATCTGTGCCGAGAGCCTCGCCTCAAGCGACAGCAGTTCCGCGGTCGCTCGCTCGGGGACGAATTCGCTCATCGGACTATACGGATACTCCATCTGGAAAGGCGTCTCGCACGGACAGCAAACGATCCGGGCACTGCGAAAGGGCACGGTGCCAAAGACCCGTATCCACCTTGCGAATCCGCCGATCTTTGAGCTCGAGGAAACGGTGGCAGTGGGTACAGAAGCGCCGCAGCATGCAGACCTCTTCAGCTTGTGCTGCCACCACAACCCTCTGGAGCATGTGCAGCACATCTTTTCCTTCGGCGAGCGACAGGCCAATCTTCTCAGGCTCAAGTTGGCGATCGGGACGCTCGAGCTGACAGACTTCGAACGTATCCGTTTCATCCCAGTCAGTAGTGATCTCGACGCGAATTGTGATTTTCATCCCAACTTCCGCCGGCCATGACTGCCGGAATCCTGGCTAGGCGGCCTGCGCAAAACCCCCAAGATTCTTAACGCTCCCCTCGTCGATTTACCTCCGAAGGGCCCGAAGGGCAAGCAGGTCGCGAGCAGGCGCGCGAACGCGCGGGCGTGCAACGACGATCACCTCGGGCATCTGTTTCGGCACGCCGTCGGGCACGACGCGCGGCTGTGGCGTCGCCGAGTTCCGCGTTATCGGCCTGATGAAGTGCGACAGTGCGGCATCTCTGTCACGCACCGCAAAAAAGGAGATACGCTAGCCCGATACGACGATCGGCACAAACGGCGCAACTGCGCAGTTCCTGAAGAAGATGACATGGTCAGTGCGAAAGCCTTGTCAGCAAGACTCTTCGGTCGAACGAGCCGAACCGGTCACCACGGTCGCCGCGAGCCAATGCGCGTTGTATATCGACGAGACGAATTTTCACGCGCGTGTACGACGCTCTACGGATCGCGCGGTACGACGGGTGAAGTGCCGTGTCACCGACAAGGCGGTGCCTCTCGGCCTGGAAGACCGTCGCCGGACAGCGCCCTCATTTGGCAAGGTCTTCAACGCCGAACCATGCGGGAACGCATTCGATCGCCCGATCAAGGTTCTCAAGTATCGTCAAGCTGACCCCGATGACCTCGACGGATGGCTGTTTCATGTCAGGCACCGCCACGACTTGTATTCCCGCCCGATGTGCGGAAAGTACACCGTTCTCACTATCCTCAAACGCTAAGCAATTGCCCGGTGATTTTCCCAGACGAGAAGCTGCAAGTTCATACACGGCCGGATCCGGCTTGCCACGAGCTACTTCGTCGCCACCTGCAATTGCATTAAAGAAGTCGAGCACGCCGACCCGTGCAAGCCGCGATCTGATTTCTTGTCCGCTTGATGAAGACGCCACGGCGCATGGGATTCCGGCGTTGACTAACACGGTCAATAGGCCATGTACTCCGATCTTCAGTGGAAACACAGGCGGAGACGTTGGAGAATGCAACCGCTGCCGAACTCGCGTAAGTGCTTCCTGAAATACCTGCTTTGCTGCGAACATCCTGGCTAACATCGCGTGGCACTCAGGCAGCGAGCGCCCGATAATCTCGGCATAGTCAATAGGGCGGATATGAACCCCAAGTTCATGTCCAACCGTTATCCATGTGTTCATGATCGCTCGCTCGGAATCGATCAGTAACCCGTCCATGTCGAAGATTGCCGCAGAGAACATGTGCAAAAAGACTAGGTGATGGAAGTGATGTCACTATAAACCGTATGCTGGCAGAGGATAGCAGTTTCCATTGCATTGATGTCGGTCGGAAAATCATTGCGCGCCGCTTGCAGGTTACAGGGCGAGCCGGTGTCGTGAATAGATGTGTCGGTGTCGGAAACATACTAGCCCCAGTAACACTATTGAACTAAGGTGTTGGACCCCTTATCCGATCGTTTGGAATTGACATGTCCGATTTCATAACTGTTTTGCGCGAAACCTGCCCGATTCCGGTCCTTGACGCCACCAAGTGGAAGCGCATCGGCGGCG encodes:
- a CDS encoding sugar ABC transporter ATP-binding protein, which translates into the protein MSSSKPTAALLEMRGISKTFPGVRALDNVRLSVHPGEIHSLMGENGAGKSTLMKILSGAYQADPGGEILIDGKVAVIDGPLAARALGVAVIYQELSLAPNLSVAENIHAGRELRKGGRPWGMIDRAAMERGCEDVLKRLGASFRPHTLVGDLSIAEQQLVEIARAVHTRCRILVMDEPTTPLSSRETDRLFQLIRQLRAEGLAIIYISHRMAEIYELSDRVSVLRDGTYVGTLERADLSAESLVGMMVGRDISGFYKKEHAPYDPGKVVLQVRDVADAGRVRGCSLDVHAGEVLGIAGLVGAGRTELARLIFGAEPRVRGEVTIDGRTLALHTPRDAIDAGLVYLTEDRKRQGLFLDMSVRDNVNVSVCGRDARLGVLDRVRGATRARDAIASLSIRVPHAKVNAGALSGGNQQKVLLSRLLQTQPRVLILDEPTRGVDIGAKSEIYRIINELAKSGVAIIVISSELPEIIGVADRVLVMREGEIAGELGGHTSKPINQEAIIELATGSRPALDQAA
- a CDS encoding ROK family protein — its product is MRSPHIGQGSNSANVRRYNERLLLQALRRAGQASKADLARLANLTSTAVGSIITSLSEARLIEFTGRRVEGQRGQPASLIRLDPRGAFGIGVRLDRTSMETILVNFAGQVLGRCTHDMVLPHPARVLEIVQGDIHELLPLLTREERERLSGVGIAQPYNLGSWLRELGLSADTFRAWDETDFGAKLGRAVSLPVFSENDGNAAAIAELFYGCGRQCDDFVYLFLGPAIGGGIAVDGDCLRGVSGNAGDIGVMPVPPSRLPSAPQPTGPWDILLSRASLNALTRHLRYSGESIENRAGLENCIARGLPAVDEWIDDCIDALAPALRATLCVLDVPVVVLDADVDAGLIDMLMKRLRTALAITAPEARGTPALMRGTFGSDAGAIGAATLPMFFNFSPRAGILKGAGVQSQEVIHVQF
- a CDS encoding HAD family phosphatase, whose product is MFSAAIFDMDGLLIDSERAIMNTWITVGHELGVHIRPIDYAEIIGRSLPECHAMLARMFAAKQVFQEALTRVRQRLHSPTSPPVFPLKIGVHGLLTVLVNAGIPCAVASSSSGQEIRSRLARVGVLDFFNAIAGGDEVARGKPDPAVYELAASRLGKSPGNCLAFEDSENGVLSAHRAGIQVVAVPDMKQPSVEVIGVSLTILENLDRAIECVPAWFGVEDLAK